Proteins encoded in a region of the Vicia villosa cultivar HV-30 ecotype Madison, WI linkage group LG5, Vvil1.0, whole genome shotgun sequence genome:
- the LOC131602277 gene encoding cytochrome P450 81Q32-like has product MEEIKWIIPTSLFLLTFLILLKLIQKKQKYKNLPPSPPSFPLIGHLHLLKQPLHRSLHNLTQTYGHVFFLHAGIRNILVVSSPSAVEECLSNNDVTFANRSVTLAGKYLNYNNTTLGFVSYGELWRKLRRLTTMELFSTNRVAMFAKVREEEVKLLIKQIFEGCKGEIMSKVDLKTKTLELSFNIMLRVISGKRYYGEGDGVALGGKEFQILLNEYIELLGSGNLNDYFSILKWIDFQGNKKKMVKLMKKMDTFLQKLVDEKRRNWSNEERNMTLIDVMLDLQQKEPEFYTEEIVKGVILFLGSSSRTSFAEIKAQAIRYAYPSL; this is encoded by the exons ATGGAAGAAATAAAATGGATAATACCAACTTCACTCTTCCTCCTAACTTTCCTCATCCTTTTGAAATTGATTCAAAAGAAACAAAAGTACAAAAACCTTCCTCCTTCCCCGCCATCTTTCCCACTCATAGGCCACCTCCACCTCTTGAAACAACCCTTACATCGAAGTCTCCACAACCTCACTCAAACCTACGGCCACGTCTTCTTCCTCCACGCCGGAATACGCAACATCCTCGTCGTCTCTTCACCATCCGCAGTAGAAGAGTGTTTGTCAAACAATGACGTAACATTCGCAAATCGCTCCGTAACACTTGCTGGAAAATATCTCAATTACAATAATACAACATTAGGGTTTGTTTCTTACGGCGAACTTTGGCGCAAACTACGTCGTTTAACAACTATGGAGCTTTTCTCCACCAATCGCGTTGCGATGTTCGCGAAAGTTCGAGAAGAAGAGGTGAAATTGTTGATTAAGCAAATATTTGAAGGGTGCAAAGGAGAAATAATGTCAAAAGTTGatctcaaaacaaaaactttggaGCTTTCTTTCAACATCATGTTGAGAGTGATATCCGGGAAACGATACTATGGTGAAGGTGATGGTGTTGCCTTAGGAGGAAAGGAGTTTCAAATTTTATTGAATGAATATATAGAGCTACTTGGAAGTGGAAACTTGAATGATTATTTTTCAATACTGAAATGGATTGATTTTCAAGGGAACAAAAAGAAGATGGTGAAGTTGATGAAAAAAATGGATACTTTTCTTCAGAAACTGGTTGATGAGAAACGGAGAAATTGGAGCAACGAAGAAAGAAATATGACGTTGATTGATGTTATGTTAGACTTGCAGCAGAAGGAACCAGAATTCTACACGGAAGAAATTGTGAAAGGTGTTATTCTG tttttaggttcttcgtctagaacctcatttgcagagattaaggcacaGGCTATAAGatatgcatacccaagtctctga